DNA from Polaribacter sp. NJDZ03:
GCCACCTCTAACTATTAATCTATTTAATTGCTTGCTCATACCGTTACTTTTGCATTATTCAAAATATCTCTTACTTCCGTTTTACAACTTCCACACCCTAAACCGGCACCCGTTTTATTACATAATGCTGTAAAATCTGTACAACCACCAGCAATTGCTTCTTCTATATTACCCGATCCTACTTGGCTACAAGAACAAACTAATTCTCCCAACATTGGGGTATCATTAGATGCGCCTCTTAACAATGTATCTCGCTTGTCAGACATTTCTATCTTACTTTCTATCAAAGTCTTAAACTCTGCAAACTCATTTTTATCACCTACTAAAACAGCTCCAATTAATAAATCGTCTTTTACAATACACTTCTTATAATATCCTTTAGAAATATCTGTGAAAATAATTTCCTCGTAACTCGGATCGTTTTCTGGCACTTTAATTTCACCAATGCTACACAAGTTTAAATCGCTGAATTTTAAAATATTCATCAACACAGAACCTTTGTAAGCTTCACTGATATCTCCAGCAATAAAGTTGGCTAAAATACCTGCTTGCTCTTCTGCTGCAGAAGTAATTCCGAATAACTTGTTTTCAAACTCTGCAATCTCTCCAATGGCAAAAATATCTGGATGAGAAGATTGTAAATGCTGATTTACTTTTACACCTCGTCCGCAAAGAACACCGTTATTTTTAGCAATTTCTATATTTGGTCTGGTACCAATCGCATACACAATTGCGTTTGCCGTAATATATTTTCCAGATTTTAGGTTGATGGTTAATTCGCCTGTATCTTCATCATCAAAAACAGTACTTACCTCATTATCAAAATAAATTTGAATACCTCTTTCTTGTACATTTAGAGATAATAATTTACTAGAAATTTTATCTAACTGACGTTCCATTAATCGAGATGCACGTTGAATAATTGTAATCTTTACATTCTTATGCTTCATCGCGGCAGCCAACTCTAAACCTAACAAACCTCCACCAACAATTACAACATGTTGTTCTTCTGGCGGTAAACCTGTACTGTCTAGGTAATTTTTAAAGCTGTCTGCATCACTTTTATTTCGCATGGTAAAACGACCTGGTAAATCTATCTGTACATCTTTCGGGATGAAAGGTCTACTACCAGTTGCTAAAATTAGCTTGTCAAAAGAATGCTTTTCTCCGTTAGAATCTGTAACTATTTTAGCATCTTTATCAATCTTTTCTATAATTGTTTCTGGGTGAATTTTAATATTTAAATTCTTTAATTCAGCATTTTTTATTTTCAGTAATTGCTCCCAAGAAAGTTCTTCTGTAATATATTCTGGTAATAAAACACGGTTGTAAAACAGGTTCTTTTCCATAGAAAAAACATGAATTTCATCAACCTCATTATAATCTCTATAATTTTGTAAAAATCGAAAAGCTGCGGCCCCTGCACCAGCAATAATAATTTTGTCCTTCGGTTTTTTATATTTTGAAACAGAAACAGATGTAAACTTAAAATCGGGTTCTTTAGAAACCGGATCTACATGTGTGTTTGTTAAATTATTTGCTCTATTTAAATTACTTTTTAACACTTTACCCCAATGCATTGGCAAGAAAACAACACCTTCTTTAATATCGTCTGTAATTTTTGCACGCACTCTTACAACTCCATTTGCACTTTTTATTTCGGTAATATCACCCTCTTTAATTTTGTTTAAAAAAGCGTCTACCGGATTAATTTCTAAAACTGGTTTTGGGTAATGTGTTTTTAACCTTGCTACCTTGCCCGTCTTCGTCATCGTATGCCATTGATCTCTAATACGACCTGTGGTTAAAATCAACGGAAATTCCTCATTTGTTTTTACGGATGTATTTTCTATGGTAGATGGTGTATTAAAAATTGCTTTCTGAGAGGGTGTATAAAACTTTCTATCCTCAAAAAGACGCGGTGTTCCTTTACTTCTATATTCATTTACGGGCCACTGAAAAGTACCTTCGTTTTTTAAACGATCATAATTTAAGAAAGAAACATCAATATTTGTTCCTTTGGTCATAGACGCGTATTCGTCGTAAATTTCTT
Protein-coding regions in this window:
- a CDS encoding nitrate reductase, whose amino-acid sequence is MIKNEIKTTCSYCGVGCGIIVKKDINNKIFVEGDKDHPVNKGMLCSKGMNLHYVANDTSDRILYPEMRWSRSHPRERVSWDTALDRAANIFKSIIKKHGPDSVAFYVSGQSLTEEYYIANKLTKGFLGTNNIDTNSRLCMSSAVVGYKKTFGEDSVPISYDDIELADCFLITGANPAWCHPILFRRIEKHKEENPKVKVIVIDPRKTDSAKFADLHLQLTPGTDVVLHNAIGRCLYKSGLIDEDFIKKHTQGFDGYKEVIFGTSLKQASKICGVPAKDIQKAAEMIGLAKGFISMWAMGLNQSVIGTDKNTSLINLSLITGQVGKPGAGPFSLTGQPNAMGGREVGGMANLLAVHKDLGNEEHRREVAQFWGVDKISAKPGLTATELFDALESGKVKAVWIASTNPLVSMPNSHQIEKAMAKSKFVVVQEISHKADTLAFADLVLPAAAWLEKEGTMTNSERRISYLPKEIEVPGEARPDVEIFCDFAQRMGFRGFDFNGAEEIYDEYASMTKGTNIDVSFLNYDRLKNEGTFQWPVNEYRSKGTPRLFEDRKFYTPSQKAIFNTPSTIENTSVKTNEEFPLILTTGRIRDQWHTMTKTGKVARLKTHYPKPVLEINPVDAFLNKIKEGDITEIKSANGVVRVRAKITDDIKEGVVFLPMHWGKVLKSNLNRANNLTNTHVDPVSKEPDFKFTSVSVSKYKKPKDKIIIAGAGAAAFRFLQNYRDYNEVDEIHVFSMEKNLFYNRVLLPEYITEELSWEQLLKIKNAELKNLNIKIHPETIIEKIDKDAKIVTDSNGEKHSFDKLILATGSRPFIPKDVQIDLPGRFTMRNKSDADSFKNYLDSTGLPPEEQHVVIVGGGLLGLELAAAMKHKNVKITIIQRASRLMERQLDKISSKLLSLNVQERGIQIYFDNEVSTVFDDEDTGELTINLKSGKYITANAIVYAIGTRPNIEIAKNNGVLCGRGVKVNQHLQSSHPDIFAIGEIAEFENKLFGITSAAEEQAGILANFIAGDISEAYKGSVLMNILKFSDLNLCSIGEIKVPENDPSYEEIIFTDISKGYYKKCIVKDDLLIGAVLVGDKNEFAEFKTLIESKIEMSDKRDTLLRGASNDTPMLGELVCSCSQVGSGNIEEAIAGGCTDFTALCNKTGAGLGCGSCKTEVRDILNNAKVTV